In Dama dama isolate Ldn47 chromosome 9, ASM3311817v1, whole genome shotgun sequence, the following proteins share a genomic window:
- the LOC133062421 gene encoding bromodomain-containing protein 8-like isoform X1, producing the protein MHFFFLCIYLQMGHDWGWLDSEQDYPNDSELSNDCRSLFSSWDSSFDLDVGSWREPEEPGDEELEESSPGREASELLVRDGGSEESQEEAEQVSRQNLLFLSEVAYLMEPLCISSKESSEGCCPSSGTRQEAREIEATEGEGEPYREPEELSAKEDPLVAEKSSLGENGRTEVTRPPSDISALQEQSIESEERGVQQESKEEDQGEGYVSEMEDQRSSGECDDGCSIQETPLVDILFSRAASSKLSDRCHGDPVQDHLLFKKTLLPVWKMIASHRFSSPFLKPVSERQAPGYKDVVKRPMDLTSLKRNLSKGRIRTMAQFQRDLMLMFQNAVMYNDSDHHVYHMAVEMQREVLEQIQVLSIWLDKRRDLNSLE; encoded by the exons atgcattttttttttctgtgtatttatttacagATGGGGCATGACTGGGGTTGGTTGGATTCTGAACAAGACTATCCCAATGACTCTGAGTTGAGCAATGACTGCAGGTCCCTCTTCAGCTCATGGGACTCCAGTTTTGATCTTGATGTGGGCAGCTGGAGGGAACCTGAGGAGCCAGGGGATGAGGAACTAGAGGAAAGCAGCCCAGGGAGAGAAGCTAGTGAGCTGCTTGTGAGGGACGGAGGCAGTGAGGAATCTCAGGAAGAGGCAGAGCAAGTCAGCCGCCAGaacctcctctttctctctgag GTAGCTTATTTAATGGAGCCGTTGTGCATTAGCAGCAAAGAATCAAGTGAAGGCTGTTGCCCTTCATCTGGTACCAGACAAGAGGCAAGGGAAATTGAAGCTACTGAAGGAGAGGGGGAGCCCTACAGAGAACCTGAAGAACTTTCAGCCAAGGAAGACCCCTTAGTCGCTGAGAAGTCATCACTGGGAGAAAATGGAAGGACAGAGGTGACTCGACCTCCCTCAGATATTTCGGCACTTCAGGAACAATCCATAGAGAGTGAAGAG CGGGGAGTTCAGCAAGAATCCAAAGAGGAGGACCAGGGTGAAGGGTATGTATCAGAAATGGAGGACCAGCGTTCTTCAGGTGAGTGTGATGATGGCTGCAGCATCCAGGAGACTCCTCTGGTGGATATCCTTTTCAGTCGTGCTGCCTCCTCAAAGCT GTCTGATCGATGCCATGGTGATCCTGTTCAGGATCACTTGCTATTTAAGAAGACTCTCCTGCCAGTCTGGAAGATGATAGCCAGTCACAG GTTCAGCAGTCCGTTTCTGAAGCCTGTGTCAGAAAGGCAGGCCCCAGGATACAAGGATGTGGTGAAAAG ACCCATGGACTTAACTAGCCTGAAAAGGAATCTGTCCAAGGGACGGATTCGCACCATGGCTCAGTTCCAGCGGGACCTGATGCTGATGTTCCAAAATGCTGTGATGTACAATGACTCTGATCATCATGTGTACCATATGGCTGTGGAGATGCAGCGAGAAGTCTTGGAGCAGATTCAG GTGCTGAGTATTTGGTTAGACAAAAGAAGAGACTTAAATAgtctggaatga
- the LOC133062421 gene encoding bromodomain-containing protein 8-like isoform X2 yields MHFFFLCIYLQMGHDWGWLDSEQDYPNDSELSNDCRSLFSSWDSSFDLDVGSWREPEEPGDEELEESSPGREASELLVRDGGSEESQEEAEQVSRQNLLFLSEVAYLMEPLCISSKESSEGCCPSSGTRQEAREIEATEGEGEPYREPEELSAKEDPLVAEKSSLGENGRTEVTRPPSDISALQEQSIESEERGVQQESKEEDQGEGYVSEMEDQRSSGECDDGCSIQETPLVDILFSRAASSKL; encoded by the exons atgcattttttttttctgtgtatttatttacagATGGGGCATGACTGGGGTTGGTTGGATTCTGAACAAGACTATCCCAATGACTCTGAGTTGAGCAATGACTGCAGGTCCCTCTTCAGCTCATGGGACTCCAGTTTTGATCTTGATGTGGGCAGCTGGAGGGAACCTGAGGAGCCAGGGGATGAGGAACTAGAGGAAAGCAGCCCAGGGAGAGAAGCTAGTGAGCTGCTTGTGAGGGACGGAGGCAGTGAGGAATCTCAGGAAGAGGCAGAGCAAGTCAGCCGCCAGaacctcctctttctctctgag GTAGCTTATTTAATGGAGCCGTTGTGCATTAGCAGCAAAGAATCAAGTGAAGGCTGTTGCCCTTCATCTGGTACCAGACAAGAGGCAAGGGAAATTGAAGCTACTGAAGGAGAGGGGGAGCCCTACAGAGAACCTGAAGAACTTTCAGCCAAGGAAGACCCCTTAGTCGCTGAGAAGTCATCACTGGGAGAAAATGGAAGGACAGAGGTGACTCGACCTCCCTCAGATATTTCGGCACTTCAGGAACAATCCATAGAGAGTGAAGAG CGGGGAGTTCAGCAAGAATCCAAAGAGGAGGACCAGGGTGAAGGGTATGTATCAGAAATGGAGGACCAGCGTTCTTCAGGTGAGTGTGATGATGGCTGCAGCATCCAGGAGACTCCTCTGGTGGATATCCTTTTCAGTCGTGCTGCCTCCTCAAAGCTGTAA